The window TATATCCTCTATTTCTTATATTTTCTATATCAAATATTTTCTTTATGACTTCTCTTATATTCAAAGGATCATACTCATCAGGTGGGATTTCTGCTCTTAGTCCCTCTATTTTATCGATAAATTTCTTTGCTAAAATAGTATACCTCGTCGAGTTTTCATCTTCCTTTTCATCGCTAGTGAAGTTTTCTATCTGTCTTATCTTCTCAAATATTATTTCCGTTTTATCTAGTTCTGCTTTACCTTGATCTATCAGTTCTTCATTTATTCTTTCAATCTCCTTATCTATAAGTTCAATGATTCTATGCTGTATAGCTTCTTTTATTATCAAAGACAGTGGTACTTGATAGTGGTATATTGGGCTTATTAGCTCATTCTCAAGGATATTTATAGAGAGCTTTACATCATAGACATAGGTAGGATTGTAGGGATTATTCCTGAAGGTACCTTTCATTATCGCATAAGCATTTTGTCCTCTTACTAGTGCTCCAACATCAGTTTTTTGCCTTAATAGAGCATTAGTTCTTTCTTCTACCTCTGTAACTTCTCTTTGAATATGACCTTGTAAGTGACCATACATATTAACTATCGACTTTTCAATTTCTCCTGTGTGAAACTTATCAGGACCTGCTATCTTATCAAGTAGCTCAACTAACTCCCTTGGTGTGTATCTTGCCATCTGTCTGTTTTCTTCTCTGTCTACAAATGTTCTCACCTTCTTCAAAAATTCATCCTCAACAGTCTTTAAGTACCTATTCATCATGTTTTGATATGTGATGTTAATATAGTTATAGATTTTGTCCCTTATACTTCCCATTATGTCAAGCTTATCAGACATTTCAGGAGGGAGTTTAGTTATTATTTTATTCATTAATTCATTAGTCAAATCATTAACAAACTTCTTATCTTCAGCTTCTTTTGACCTCCCTTCCTGAACTAAACTTTCGTGGCTACCAACCGCACTAGGTATATTGGGGTCAAAAATATTAGGCCCCTTTGGAAATTGATCTAACATATAAACCTCCTCTTGAAGAATTTTTATAAAAACACTTCATAAATCAAACAAAAAAATTTTAAATATCTTTTAACTGTTTTTGTGATTATTGCCTAGAGCAAGAAATGGGATGCAGAAATACTTTCTGCATCCCCAACTCAACATAGAATCAATTACTCAACTACTAAAACTGCGTTTTTGCCACCAAAGCCGTCATCGACATACTCAGTTGGTTTTGGTGATATATATTGTTCTAATTCACTCATATCTTTTGGCCAATTCCCGTCGATATAATACTTGTATAAATACTTACCTGAATCCCACTCAACCTCTATTTCAAAAATACCATCTCCATCTGGATCTTCCATAGCATAATTAGGATCTGTTGGATTCCATCCATTAAATGAACCAACTAAGTTAACAGAAGATGCTCCACCATACTCGCTAGAGTTAAAAGAGAAAACTATCTTACCAGCCTTTATTTTACCTTCACCTGTAGTCACTTTTGCCGATTTTCGGTCTTTTTTTGCACTTGCTTTTTTAGTACCACCAGCAGGAGCACAAGATACCAGTGCCATACCAAAAGCTAGAACAACTAGCAAACCTATTAGCCTTCTCATAATTTACCCTCCTTTGCTTTAGCTTTATTTTAAGAATTTGGTTTTTCATTGTCAAGAAAAAATAAAGAACACTATAAAGTAAAGATCAGAACTCATATCCTATTTGGAAGTAAGTTTTCCAATCCTGAGTATCAAGCAATTTATGTCCATCAAAAGGTGAAGCAAAATCAAATCTTAACTTAAATCCTGTCCCTAACAATACCCCTATTCCTACACCTACACCAACCTTCAAATCTTTTAGCTTAAAGAGTCCATCAGTTGTGTCAAAATATGTAATCTGCCATTTTGTAGGATCATCTCCTATAATTCCAACATCAACAAAAGCACTAGCAAAAACAGGTGGAAACGAGAAACCAAAAGGTCCTAATAACGCTCTTATAAGAGCAATTCTAATTTCAAGATTGGATAAAAGAAAAGTTGTACCACTAAACTCTCCAAACCTATATCCTCTTATCGTCCCAATACCACCCAAGAAAAACCTAATATCCTTAGCATCATCTCCAAACTTACTACCTCCAACAAATCTAAACGCTAAAGTATCTATAAGTGTTATCATTAAATACCCTCTAAAATCTCCTATCACAGAAAATAAACTCTTATCACCACTAAAAAACGCAGGATAATATGAAAACTTCATCTGAGTTCTTATACCATTAATAGGTCCTACCACAGTCCATAGAGTAGAATCATATGAATAACTCAAAGAAATACTATTCAAAGAGTATAACTTTTTCGATAGGTACAACCTATTAATATAGTCAAAAATAGGAACATCATAATATTCAGTTCTTTCAGCATACAAATCTATCCTCGAAAATGTAGAAAATGGGTAAGAAACAAATCCTGAAAATCCTGCCTTTGAATAATAATTGTTTTCTATTTCATAAAACATCGAAGGTAAATAGAAAAAGTTCATCAATGAAAAAAGGTAGTCTCTTATATTATATGCTTGAAGACCAAAATCAAAATAGTATTTATAATTAACATAAGACAGTACAAAGTTAAGTTCAGAGATACTAAAACTATCTATACCACTTACATATGCATTGTTAAATAGAATAGAAAGCCTTTGATCTCCAAGAATATCACTAAACCCTGCACCAAAAAGTAAAATAAACCCTAAATCCGAACTTAAAGTAAAGGCACCCGTAAGATAATCAACTGTAGGTATCATCAAATATTTACTCACTTCTCTTGGATTTATACCAGAAATTCTAGAATACTCAAAGTTAAAGTTACTGATATCAGATACTAAAATCAATGTACTATTTGACAGTTCATCACTATATAGTTTAGATGGATCAAAATCCTTTTCATACAAGTTATAAGTAAAGTTATTTACTGATGAAAATATGACTTTCGTTGACGTGATATCCAATTTCGGCGAGAAAGCACCTGTAATAATTTTTGAAAATCTCCTTATTATATTACTCTCAAAACTATAAACGAATATATTCCTGACTCCATCGATGGTTGATACAAAAAATAAATATTTACCATCACATGATAAAAATGGATTCTGCTCTTCTCCACCTATATCGATAAACTTCTCTATACTACCATCAGATAACCGCAAACGGTATATATCTGTATCTTGAGAGAAGAGACTAGGTTTGTTTCTAGTAGAGATAAAATACACGTAATCCTTATCTGGGGATATCCTTGGCTCAGAATCATAGAATATATCATCTGTAAGTCTCTTTAGATCTTTAGTAACAAGGTTAAAAATGTATATATCCTCTCTTAGCCCATCAAAACCAGAAAATACAACAACTTCTCCATCAAGAGAAATATCCGGAGATGAAATTATCCTAATATCTCCAAATGGTATCTGATAAGAATAATCGCTCGATATATTATATATATTCAAGACATCCCTACCTCCAGATCTAGAAACAAATACTATAATTCCATTAGTTGAAGAAGATATGTTGTTCCTAGTTATATGAAACTCCAGATAATTCTCGTCAAATCCCCCTATAACAAGTGTCCTAACAACTTTTTTCTGATTTATATCAAAAAGGACTATTTTAGGATATATATCTTTGTATGTCAAAAACGCAACTAGATTAGATGAGATAAAAGTTGGTATAAACTTACTATAAGATTGGGAACCATAAGGTTCACCAGTTATTGATTTAGCAAAGCCATCAGCTTCTTCGTAAGAAGACATCATAGAGAGATATTTCTTCCTAGTTTCATATACAAAAGACTTTTCGATATCTTCAAGAGCCATACCTACTTCTGACTTGAAAGGATCCTTATCACCCTTGAGATAAGACTTGAAAATCTTATATATGGTTGGCTTACCAAATTTATCACCGATATATTTCAGTATAGCTTGTCCTTGTTTATATATGAGTATATACTCTCCAGGCATTAGTTTATTAATATCCGATAACCTAGATATGGGTACTATTGAATTATTTACTGCAACATCTCTTATAATTTCTTCAGTTGAAAAATCCCACTCAACAGAGTAATATTCTGCCATTCCCTCAACAAACCACAAAGGTATATTAACATCCACACTTCTTAAAATCTTTCTGAACTGCGGGGACTTAAAAGAATCAAACTGATATACATGAACCATTTCATGCTGCAAAACTCTTCTGAAAAATCCCCAATTACCATTTATTGGCATGACAAGTCTATTTTTAAGTCCTTCAGTAAACCCACCAGTACCCTCACCTACAAAACCATCTATTACATTATTTGCCTGAAAATCAATTTGGTTAGGAAACAAGATAACAGGAAATACTTCGTATAACTCTCTTTGAGTAATCACTCTCAACTCATCATCAGCATCTTTTAATGCCCTAATTACGATTTTTGAAATGTTTGTCTGCTTTTCATCTATAAATACCCTATAATTACCTATGTCATATATATACCAATCATGCGTATCATAAGTAACTTTATTCTTACCAAAACCCCATCCGTTATAACCACTTAAAAATATATGATAAAAAGCAAAAAACCAAATTAGAAGCCTTACCAACTTCATATATAAGAATGATAATAAAAACCTGTCTTTTAATCAAACTGAAAACAACAACTTCAAAAGTTTCAATTAGTGTAACCCCTCATAATACCAAAAATCAAGAGAGTTGGACATATTATTTAATATTCTTTCTAGCATTTCTAACCATACTTATAGTTTCAAAGAAAATTTGAAGAGATTCTTTTACTTCATCATCTTCTACACTTGACACTAAACTACTTATTCTCGTCTTATCTCGATGAGTTAAATAAAATTCAATAGCCGGTTTTGAACTATGGTCAATAATACTTTTGAATTTACTAAATTTGTTTATATCATAAACAGTTTTCAAAGTTTTTACTTCTAGGTTGAGTACTAACTTTATTCTACTTTTTAATATTTTTTGATTTAAGTAAAGTTCAGTGGCAATAACTGGATCATCACATGCTAGGTAAAGCTCTGAATTTTTTACAAAAAACTTATAAGGTACAGAATGAGAGTAAAAAAAACTACCTGCTATTTCTTTCCAGTCTATTAATATTGAGTAAAGTATCAATACACTCGGTGGAACAGTATTTGATAAAACTTTCTTAATATAAGAAGACATCATTTCGACAACTCCTTTGATTTTTTAGTTGCACCTTCTACTGCTTTCATAAACGCATATCTAACTTTGTTTTTCTCAAGAACTTTTATACCTTCTGCAGTAGTACCTCCTGGAGACATAACCATATCTTTAAGTTCTTCAGGGTGTTTGCTACCAAGATTCTCAATAACCATTTTAGCACTACCCAAGACAGTCTGAGCAGCCAATAACAAAGCATCACTTCTACTGAGCCCCATTCTAACGGCTCCATCAGCTAAAGCCTGTATAACAACAAATATATACGCAGGACCGCTACCAGAAAGACCTGTTATAACATCCATTAAATCTTCATCACTAACAATAACACACCTACCAAGAGCGCCAAAAATCCTAAGTATAATATCTTTATCTTCATCTCTGATATCACTGGAGAAACAAATTCCAAAAGCACCCTCACCAACTAAAGTGGGAGTATTCGGCATAACTCTTACAATTGGTATTTCAAACCCCACAGCATCCCTCACACGGCTTATCTTAGTTCCAGCAAGTATTGAAATCAAAACTTTATTTTCAATTAAATTGTCATACTTAATATCCAAGCCTTTGAGATTCCTAATCTCTTCTAGTGAAACAAATAAATCTTTGGGTTTAACACAAAGAAATACAAAATCTGTATTTTCAAAAAGATTAACAACACTATTAGCAGTCTTCAAACCAACCCTTCTGGCCTCTAATATCTTTGCTTCTTCCTTATCGTACACAAATATTTCATCTTTGGTAGCAATACCTTTATCAACAATACCCTTAGCAAGAACACTTCCCATATTACCAAAACCTATAAAACCTACTTTCTTTCCAAGATCCATAACTAAAGTATCAAAAATGCCATAAGAAATTTCAAATTTCTTTGATTATAAAAACTCCAAATTTCACCAGATCAGTTATTAGGATTCATACTCCCACTAAAAACAGTTTATCCGTAGTAATTTATAACACATCACTTCAAAATAACCTACTTCAATACCGAAATACCAATATTACTACACCTAAAGCACATAACTCAATCTAACTATCAAATATCAAAATTACATTGTTTAAAAACAATCGTACCCCTTATCATTACCACAATCTAAATGATAAAAATTACTTTTGATAACCCTAATATAAAGGGTTACCCAATTACCAGAAGTAATAACTCTTATGCTTCTACATTTTTTACAGTTTAATCATATAATACAAACTCTACACAACCATACATTACAGCATTATGCTCACCTCTAAAACGAAAGTAACACTAAAACGCAATAATATTATCCTAACTATAGACAATCTAACATCTTACTGTCTCAATATTAACTAATACCCAAATCAACGCGCAATAAAAGAAATTTAGGGTAAAAACTCATATCATCCAGTTACTAAATTTTAACTTCTGAAATCTCCTTTAGTTAGATCCGAAACCTAAATCAAAAGGTACGACTGTAAAAAAGCTAAGGAGAAGTTAAATCCTAATCATTATCATTACCTCTAGTCAAAATTAAATAAAAACTCACTAAGAATAGACTAGCAATATCTAGGGCGATTTAACATCCTTAAGTATTTCAATAATCATATCATGCACAAGTCCATTTGAAGCAACAACAGTTTTTGAATGAATTGTATATTCATTTCCGTAATAGTCAGTAACTTTGCCACCTGCCTCTTCAACAATAATCTTACCAGCAGAAGTATCCCATGGTTTAAGGTTTTCTTCATAAAAAACTTCAAAACTACCTCTTGCAACATAAACAAAATCCATACAAGCAGATCCTAACCTTCTAAACCCTTGATAATCTTTTAGTATAGCTCTCATTGGTTTTATAAGCTCCTCAATTCTACCTTCTCTTCTATATGGAAAACCCGTAACTACTAAAGAGTGTTGAGAACTACTAATTTTAGATACATATATTTTTTTGTTATTCATATAGCTACCATCACCTAATGAAGCATAATACATTTCACCTAGTATTGGATTATATATCACTCCACCCACAATTCTGCCATCAACTTCTAAACCAATAGAAACCGAAACAAAAGGCACAGAATGTATGAAATTTACAGTACCATCTAACGGATCAATTATCCACTTTATACTACTTTCTGAAACAACTTCTCCACTTTCTTCAGCAACAATACTTGAAGAAGGATATCTTTCAAGTAACTTGCTTATTATGAGATTCTCAGACTTCCTGTCATACTCAGTGACAGGATCAGCATAACCTTTGAGTTCATAATGTATCCCCTCATCAAGGATCTTATAATATCCCTCTTTTATAATTTCCCCAGCTTCAAAAGCAACCTCCGATGCAAACAAAACCATATCTCTATACTTCATAAACAAATTCCCATAGCAGGATATTATCTTAAAAGATATACATACCAAAAAATAAACATCAAAAACCTCTAAATAAATCAATGGTTAAAAAATCAAATATTCCACGTTAAGCAATCTACATCATAAAGAAGAATACAAAATAACTATCAAAACTACTTAATTCCCACCATTACCATAGAACTCATAATAGTTAAATCACCAAACCTAATTTTTCCGAGTATATGATAAGCAGCTGTCTTGAGTAACCTAAGAACTCTATAAATTCTATTAGTGTTTAAGAATACCTTGACAAGTTTTGGAAACAATCCAAACTCTACAGGATAAAACTCATAAACTTTTTTGTACCCAACATCAAAAAGCAATCTGCGCAAAGTTTTGTTCGTAAAATAATGTAAGTGTCCTGGAAGATAATAGTGATATTTATTACCCCAAAACTTGCTCTGAAGACCATTCATGTTTGCAGTTTGTATTAGGATAAGTCCTCCTTTAGTTGTCGAATTGTATAGTTTAGTTATCACTCTCCTAGGATCCTCTAAATGTTCTATAACTTCAATCATAGTTATCATGTCAAACTTATTCTGATCCAAACATACATTACTAACATCACCTTTGAATACTGTTAAACCTCTCTGAACAGCATAGGTATAAGCATATTCTGAAATCTCAATACCATATGGTTCAAGCCCAAATAGCTTAGCCCTTTCTAAAAAACCTCCAAATGAACATCCAACATCAAGTATAGTTCTAGGATAAGAGTTATTTTCCTTTTTGTATATCTCCATAAGCCTTTTTAAACGTCTATCCCAAACCAAATGAGAACCTTTAATACTCCTCTCATCAACATAAGAATAAAAACTAATCCCAGAATAGTACCCTTCTGTATAAAAACTTTGTAAATCTTCACTACTTGGAAACGGATACCTAAACATAACACCACAATTACAACATCTATAAACATCAAAGTTGTATCTAAATGATTTCAAAGAATAAGTAACTTTATCGCTCCCACAGATTCTGCAATACATATAAATATATATCGTAAACAAATTCTAGAGCAAAACCATATTGTCAATGTGTATAACTTCCTCATCATAGTCAGAAACACCTAAAATATCACCTATTTCAGAACTCTTCCTACCTATTATTTTGCTAATCTCATTTGACGAATAATTTGTTATACCTATAGCGATATTATTACCGTTTGTATCAGATATAAATACTACATCTCCAACCGTGAATTTACCTTTAACTTCTTTGATACCAACTGGTAGAAGACTCTTTTTAGCCTTTATAGCATTCACTGCTCCACCATCAACAATTATGGTACCTTTTTTCTTTGACATAAGGAGTAACTTCTCTTTAAATGACCTAACTTTTATTTCAGGAATAAATTTTGTTCCTTCATCACCCTCAAGTATCCTTCTAATAGCATTCTCAACAAATCCATTAGCTATGATACACTCAACACCTGACTTCATACAAAGAAAACCTGCTTGAATTTTAGTTTTCATGCCTCCTGTTGAAAACTCAAACTTTTTACCCTTCATAAACCTAGAAACTTCTTTAATATCCCTAATCTCTTTCACTAGTGTCTGTCTTTCCGTACCATAATCTTTAAAAACTCCATCAACATCAGTAAGTATAATAAGTTTATCAGCTTGTATAGTAGTAGCAACAAGTGCTGATAGTATATCATTATTACCAAACTTTATCTCTTCAACAGCAACAGCATCATTTTCATTAACTATAGGTATAATACCCATCTTAAATAATTCATTAACCGTGTTAATAAGATTTAGCAAACTCTTTTTCGAATTCAATTCACTATAGGTAAGCAGTATTTGAGCAACATTCATATCAAACTGCTTAAACAAATCTTGATATAGTTTCATAAGTTCTACTTGACCTACGCTTGATAATGCCTGCTTCTCAGATAAATTCAAAGCCCTTGTAATCGAAAGAACTTTTCTTCCAAGACCTATGGCACCACTTGATACAACAATAACTTTATTATTTTTTCTAACTAGACTGGCAATTTCCGATACCAAATTAGCTATAGTAGACCTATCTAAAACAATCTTAGTACCTACTTTTACAACCAAAAGCATAGTAAAAAATTTAACCGATATTTTTCTTTTCTTTCAAAAAACCCCTACAAGACCTACATAGTTAGGATTTAAAACAACCCCAATTAAGCAAACTAAAAAAGTCAACCTCGCTGAAATTCTTGATTCTACTACTGTAGGCAGTATATTTTCAAGATAGAAATAATTAACATTATATCATAACATTATAAACTGATACCCATAATAACAGCAAATTTATCAATAAAAAATATCAAACAACTCAAAAGGAAATAAAACCTAGCAAACATTTAGAATTATTAAAACTATGGAAGAAATTTTTTACCACAAACCTGTAATGCTAAAGGAAGTCTTAGATCATCTCAACATAAGAGAAGATGGTAATTACCTCGACTGTACCTGTGGTGAAGGAGGGCATTCTTATGAAATTGCAAAACGCCTTGGTGATAAGGGTAAATTACTGTGCATAGATAAAGATAGAGATATTCTCGAAAGAGCAAAGATAAGATTAAAAGAGTTCAAAAATGTCTATTTTCTAAACGAAGGATTTGAAAACATTGACAGAATAAGCATTGAGAGCGGAATCGAAAAATTTGATGGAGTATTAGTCGATTTAGGAGTCTCAATGTATCATTACGCCAACAAAAACAAAGGTTTTAGTTTTGATTCAGATGCTCCACTCACAATGATATATTCAAAAGCAGATAAGGTTACATACACTGCTTATGAAGTTGTAAATAAATTTTCAAAAAAGGAACTCATAAACATCATATTCACGTATGGTCAAGAACCATTTGCCAGAAAAATAGCAGATATCATAGTCGAATATAGAAAGAAAAAAAGAATAGAAACTCCTAGAGAATTAGCAGAGATAATAAGAACAAATCTAAAGAACTACCCAAGAAAAAAAATCCACCCAGCAACAAAAACATTTATGGCGATAAGAATATTCGTAAACGATGAGTTTGGAGTTATCCAGAAGCTTCTCTCTAAAATTAGTAAATTCATGTCACCAGGAGCAAAACTATGTATAATAACATTCCACTCAGGTGAAGATAGATTTGTCAAACTTAAAATGAAAGAATTAGTTAAAGAAGGAGATTTTAGAATAGTAACACCAAAACCGATAATACCAACAATAGAAGAACAAAAGTTTAATCCTTCATCAAGATCTGCTAAACTAAGAGTTTATGAGAAGGTGTAAGCTATGAAAAGGTTTTACTTGGTAGTCATGATGCTTATATTGGCAAGTATCCTTATATTTTCAGTTATACAAAAACAGTACTTCAAGAATCTATGTAAGGAAGAAGAAATGCTAAACAGGAAAATATCCTATCTCAAAGATGAATACTTCAAAACCATATCTGAAATAGAAAAGTTAACTACAATAGAAAAATTACTTGATAAAAACCAAAACTACAAAGTATCGTTAAACAAAGTTATAATAATAAAAGGAAAACAACCTTAAGGCTCAATATCTTAGAGTATCTATAAGTTATAATCCACCCTTCCAATATTACCAAACCATTACAATCAATTGAAATTTCAATTATCATTTTTCTTGTATTAATCCTGTCGAAAAACAATACCAAAGATCATTATTCAAGACGATAACCTTTTTGAGTGTAAGGGAGTTTATTAATTGTTTATAATTCAAACTATGAGAGAAGGTGTAATATTAACGATTCCTCCAATAAACCTAGATAACTTTTTATCATTATCAGAAGATAGAAGCTTTCATGACTTATATGTAGGAGGAAGATTTAAGATAATAGACTGGCTAATAGGAAACTTTGAACGAGTTGGTATAGAAGACTTCATAATAATAACCAATCATCCTTCAATAGAAGAACATATCGCACTCTCCTGGGATAATGTAAAAGTTCTAATACTTACAAAAGACAAAGATACTTTCAAATACGAATACTCAAATTTCAACGTAAATCCCTTCAACAAAACAACCCCAAACTCCAATAAGACTTTTTTCGATATTGAAAACTTCCTTTACCAAAATTACAGAAAAATTTTCTGGTCTATAGGATATCCAATATGGTTTCCTTTTGAAAACTATTATGACGAAATAAAAAACTTTTCAATAGGACTTATGTACTCAAAAGTTGGAAGCATTCAACACTATCACTCTGGTATCTTTTCTCAAAGATACTTTTCAGAATTGATCGAAGCAATAAAATTTGAAAAATACAGTACCTTTATACATACCTACAAAGAGCATAATTCTTACGAAACAAAATACTTCTTATTTCTCCCATTTTCTACACTTAAAGAATATTTCAAGATGAACATAAGCATCCTTGACTGGAAGATAATAAACGAATATGAAAGTCTTTTTGGGAAGTACCCAATAAGATGTAAATCCAGGTACCTCAACCCTGCTACTATTGGAAAACATGGTAAATTTGCAAATTCCTTGATAGCAGACAATACCTTTGTAGATGGTACTGTTGAAAACAGTATTATTTGTCCTGATGTAAAGATAGAGAAAGACACAAAACTAAGAAACGTTATAATATACCCGGGAAACTGGATAGGTAGAAATGTTGAAATGAATAATGTTATAATTGATGAAGTAACAACAAACTTGAAATTCCCAAACATAGCGGATGATTGTGTGTTAGGAGGTAAAGGCCTAGGTGCACCTAATACCAGATATCCATCAATAATGAATTTTGATGCAACACTAATAGGTAAAAATGTCATAATACCCAAGAAAACACAAGTAAGCCTAAACGCTTACATTCCATCAAATGTAGATCTTAACAAATTGAAAGTTGGTAGATATGTAAAAAGTAGCACAGTATTTTAGGGAGGTAAGTATGAAATTTATAATACCAGCAGTAGACATATATGACAACAAGGTGGTAAGATTAACTCGTGGTGACTTCTCACAAGCCACAGTATACTCTGATGATCCTATTGGTGTTATAAGAGACTTATACTCAAAAGGCTTCAGAAGATTACACCTTGTTGACCTTGAAGGAGCAAAAACAGGTGAAATAAAAACCTTTGAACTTATTAAGACAATCAAAAACAAATATAAGGATCTGATTCTTCAATTTGGTGGTGGAGTTAGAAGTTATGAAATAGCAGAAAATATCATAAATGCAGGAGCAGATTATGTGATCATAGGAACCATGTTTATCAAAAAACCAGAAGAATTTAAAAATGTCCTAAATAAGTTTAGAGAAAGAGTAATATTATCACTTGACATAAATGTTGACAAAATAGTAATACATGGTTGGCAATCTGATGTTGAGATATCAGTTGAAGAAGCGTTCGATAAAGCACTAAGAATGGGAGTAACTAGAATCATGTCAACGGATATAACTAGAGACGGAACTCTACTAGGTCCCGATATAAGATTTATAACCTCTCTACTTGAAACACTCAAACAGAAACACCTAAATATAGTAGTAGAAGAAATAATGAAGATAGAAAATATACAACACATCCTTAAAGAAGGAATAGATATATTAACTAAAGGTGTAAATGAATTTATGGAAACTCTAAAAAATCCAAGAGCAGGTAATTATGAACTAAAACAAAAACTTGATGAATACGACAAAGCAATCGATACATACAAAGAAAGCCTGATCGAGAAGTTACCTCTAAAAGATATTCTCCAAAAGTATCCAAAACCCTATCTTATAATATCAGGTGGAGTATCAAGCGATAGCGATATTGACGATATACTAAAAATAAACAACGGCTTTTTGGAAGGAATAATCGTTGGTAAAAGTCTATACGAAGGCAGAATAACTTTCTTAAGATAGTAACAGTCTATTACATGTAATAATGGAACACCATCTTACTGCAAGTTGAATTTTTAAAAAGAAATAAAACCCATAAAACATGGTTATTAACACTATTTAACAAATTAAAGTAAAAGATACCAGCTATCCGATATTACATCTGTAAGTAGGGGTGGATAGC of the Brevinematales bacterium genome contains:
- the cfpA gene encoding cytoplasmic filament protein CfpA produces the protein MLDQFPKGPNIFDPNIPSAVGSHESLVQEGRSKEAEDKKFVNDLTNELMNKIITKLPPEMSDKLDIMGSIRDKIYNYINITYQNMMNRYLKTVEDEFLKKVRTFVDREENRQMARYTPRELVELLDKIAGPDKFHTGEIEKSIVNMYGHLQGHIQREVTEVEERTNALLRQKTDVGALVRGQNAYAIMKGTFRNNPYNPTYVYDVKLSINILENELISPIYHYQVPLSLIIKEAIQHRIIELIDKEIERINEELIDQGKAELDKTEIIFEKIRQIENFTSDEKEDENSTRYTILAKKFIDKIEGLRAEIPPDEYDPLNIREVIKKIFDIENIRNRGYNSAVNVLTSILDTGKLGYQYINNFKNARVCVIKEYEESDPTKLPHENYRIKIAYYDQNQLIKLREEYDKHFEAFEREVRRLWQLTYQYYLKNKKRFNIKDFDDMVLRYMPRDWAKEYFEANAENGGDEIKWQELGFLSPDDTVVEESNPHYIPETDNLFRRIRFIQDLLKKMHGEEKPLERVILEERINFVLERFNEFAYSLNPHHIQPGLVLELDITTIKRKQFILRQMAEVINEFLFQLSKGFTDVAFAQYSRRRSTVRTDIDQSFAQPEDKESVSEMAYKKVSDVSKQEEPKVKGKADISPKKTVEKLEEL
- the proC gene encoding pyrroline-5-carboxylate reductase, which codes for MDLGKKVGFIGFGNMGSVLAKGIVDKGIATKDEIFVYDKEEAKILEARRVGLKTANSVVNLFENTDFVFLCVKPKDLFVSLEEIRNLKGLDIKYDNLIENKVLISILAGTKISRVRDAVGFEIPIVRVMPNTPTLVGEGAFGICFSSDIRDEDKDIILRIFGALGRCVIVSDEDLMDVITGLSGSGPAYIFVVIQALADGAVRMGLSRSDALLLAAQTVLGSAKMVIENLGSKHPEELKDMVMSPGGTTAEGIKVLEKNKVRYAFMKAVEGATKKSKELSK
- a CDS encoding inositol monophosphatase — its product is MKYRDMVLFASEVAFEAGEIIKEGYYKILDEGIHYELKGYADPVTEYDRKSENLIISKLLERYPSSSIVAEESGEVVSESSIKWIIDPLDGTVNFIHSVPFVSVSIGLEVDGRIVGGVIYNPILGEMYYASLGDGSYMNNKKIYVSKISSSQHSLVVTGFPYRREGRIEELIKPMRAILKDYQGFRRLGSACMDFVYVARGSFEVFYEENLKPWDTSAGKIIVEEAGGKVTDYYGNEYTIHSKTVVASNGLVHDMIIEILKDVKSP
- a CDS encoding glycogen-binding domain-containing protein — encoded protein: MRRLIGLLVVLAFGMALVSCAPAGGTKKASAKKDRKSAKVTTGEGKIKAGKIVFSFNSSEYGGASSVNLVGSFNGWNPTDPNYAMEDPDGDGIFEIEVEWDSGKYLYKYYIDGNWPKDMSELEQYISPKPTEYVDDGFGGKNAVLVVE
- a CDS encoding class I SAM-dependent methyltransferase translates to MKSFRYNFDVYRCCNCGVMFRYPFPSSEDLQSFYTEGYYSGISFYSYVDERSIKGSHLVWDRRLKRLMEIYKKENNSYPRTILDVGCSFGGFLERAKLFGLEPYGIEISEYAYTYAVQRGLTVFKGDVSNVCLDQNKFDMITMIEVIEHLEDPRRVITKLYNSTTKGGLILIQTANMNGLQSKFWGNKYHYYLPGHLHYFTNKTLRRLLFDVGYKKVYEFYPVEFGLFPKLVKVFLNTNRIYRVLRLLKTAAYHILGKIRFGDLTIMSSMVMVGIK
- a CDS encoding DUF721 domain-containing protein, with the translated sequence MMSSYIKKVLSNTVPPSVLILYSILIDWKEIAGSFFYSHSVPYKFFVKNSELYLACDDPVIATELYLNQKILKSRIKLVLNLEVKTLKTVYDINKFSKFKSIIDHSSKPAIEFYLTHRDKTRISSLVSSVEDDEVKESLQIFFETISMVRNARKNIK
- the proB gene encoding glutamate 5-kinase, encoding MLLVVKVGTKIVLDRSTIANLVSEIASLVRKNNKVIVVSSGAIGLGRKVLSITRALNLSEKQALSSVGQVELMKLYQDLFKQFDMNVAQILLTYSELNSKKSLLNLINTVNELFKMGIIPIVNENDAVAVEEIKFGNNDILSALVATTIQADKLIILTDVDGVFKDYGTERQTLVKEIRDIKEVSRFMKGKKFEFSTGGMKTKIQAGFLCMKSGVECIIANGFVENAIRRILEGDEGTKFIPEIKVRSFKEKLLLMSKKKGTIIVDGGAVNAIKAKKSLLPVGIKEVKGKFTVGDVVFISDTNGNNIAIGITNYSSNEISKIIGRKSSEIGDILGVSDYDEEVIHIDNMVLL